The following proteins are co-located in the Neomonachus schauinslandi chromosome 8, ASM220157v2, whole genome shotgun sequence genome:
- the POU5F1 gene encoding POU domain, class 5, transcription factor 1, whose protein sequence is MAGHLSSDLAFSPPPGGGGDGPGGPEPGWVDPRTWLSFPGPPGGSGIGPGVGPGAEVWGIPPCPPPYDFCGGMAYCGPQVGVGLVPQGGLETSQPEGERGAGVESNSEGASPEPCAAPPAAVKPDKEKLEQNPEESQDIKALQKDLEQFAKLLKQKRITLGYTQADVGLTLGVLFGKVFSQTTICRFEALQLSFKNMCKLRPLLQKWVEEADNNENLQEICKAETLVQARKRKRTSIENRVRGNLENMFLQCPKPTLQQISHIAQQLGLEKDVVRVWFCNRRQKGKRSSSDYSQREDFEAAGAPFSGAPVSFPLAPGPHFGTPGYGGPHFTTLYSSVPFPEGEGFPSVSVTTLGSPMHSN, encoded by the exons ATGGCGGGACACCTGTCTTCCGACTTGGCCTTCTCGCCCCCGCCGGGCGGTGGAGGCGATGGGCCGGGAGGGCCGGAGCCCGGCTGGGTTGACCCTCGGACCTGGCTGAGCTTCCCAGGCCCTCCCGGCGGGTCGGGAATCGGGCCGGGGGTTGGGCCGGGCGCGGAGGTGTGGGGGATTCCCCCGTGCCCCCCGCCATACGACTTCTGCGGAGGGATGGCCTACTGTGGACCTCAGGTTGGAGTGGGGCTGGTGCCCCAAGGCGGCCTGGAGACCTCTCAGCCGGAGGGCGAGCGGGGAGCCGGGGTGGAGAGCAACTCCGAGGGGGCCTCCCCCGAGCCCTGCGCTGCCCCACCTGCGGCTGTGAAGCCGGACAAGGAGAAGCTGGAGCAAAACCCCGAGGAG TCCCAAGACATCAAAGCTCTGCAGAAAGACCTGGAACAATTTGCCAAGCTCCTTAAGCAGAAGAGGATCACCCTGGGATATACtcaggccgatgtggggctcaccCTGGGGGTTCTCTTTG GGAAGGTGTTCAGCCAAACGACCATCTGCCGTTTTGAGGCTCTGCAGCTCAGTTTCAAGAACATGTGTAAGCTGCGGCCCCTGCTGCAAAAGTGGGTGGAGGAAGCTGACAACAACGAAAATCTAcaggag ATATGCAAAGCAGAGACCCTCGTGCAGGCCCGAAAGAGAAAGCGAACGAGTATCGAGAACCGCGTGAGGGGCAACCTGGAGAACATGTTCCTGCAGTGCCCGAAGCCCACCCTGCAGCAGATCAGCCACATTGCCCAGCAGCTCGGCCTTGAGAAGGAC GTGGTCCGAGTGTGGTTCTGCAATCGTCGGCAGAAGGGCAAACGATCAAGCAGTGACTATTCACAACGAGAGGATTTTGAGGCTGCTGGGGCCCCTTTCTCAGGGGCACCAGTGTCCTTTCCTCTGGCACCAGGGCCCCATTTTGGTACCCCAGGCTATGGGGGCCCTCACTTCACCACGCTGTACTCCTCAGTCCCTTTCCCTGAGGGTGAAGgctttccctctgtgtctgtcaCCACTCTGGGCTCTCCCATGCATTCAAACTGA